A single window of Nasonia vitripennis strain AsymCx chromosome 4, Nvit_psr_1.1, whole genome shotgun sequence DNA harbors:
- the LOC100114432 gene encoding nuclear factor of activated T-cells 5 isoform X3 gives MAPDLEKKREPRRAAGVVVHSENARTDDTGGMQLLQRCSSSFFGDYYRHGTSAGAASTGVPSSTVTGASLRSSSSSRAASSSSSNGSTTAPARSALANPVNTRSRVSQQQQPTQPQPPRSHQPRLPSAGRGSNEQLAASRSLQGSTQDLCDNSNDSGLGFEERQQQHLNKAALLHPRFSFKSLQAWNGVAGEEDTKRRKMDIKLESEDANFAFPEVVQGVQSESKSASRNSIAHSGRTPINVNGSVGRVVGVTRPRSHLGVLAKRAPPAHQGPVTLTSTLSSLSRNGKTHLQIVCQPEQQHRARYQTEGSRGAVKDRTGNGFPIVRLMGYDKPSTLQVFIGTDLGRVAPHMFYQACRVSGKNSTPCVERKVDGTIVIEVDMDPAKEMLVTCDCVGILKERNVDVEHRFPQEAGILQGRSKKKSTRCRMVFRTTIAHDDGTSETLQVCSQPIVCTQPPGIPEICKKSLTSCPCTGGLELFILGKNFLKDTRVVFQLDSEDLSSSLEPHWECTVLPDKEFLQQTHLVCVVPAYRRLDLAPSETISVKLYAVSSGKTSEPHTFLYTAASAAPAPSVGKIESAQPGLAAANGEVVLASKLPQATSLVVPGSVTSNAVLPAAAGSASFLGAIQPAASATVPAVSPEVLKSDPSPPPVTAASPVTPVMLWSSQSSNQGASADVMMPPPTNMVTNPMMTRRSSSSLQLILPDNLKTEVLDENSSSSLMGDNSMSGMPTSTHNPTAVTSPLEQMVNENSRDSSQSSLIRNTVAANGSPVQDALLGVVDMMRNQHPMGMVTQTSPFNGMHEQSQVKVLSPHHINKDASPIMTSEACIASNMQSPGVVDLRMKHHQPEFNGIGNGNLGSFAATPADQPLPAQSGHSIEKYLNQIESTDSNFVRASIIASSQQQSPNMLAPSTTNVPLDDLVNSAVDSHQMVSPLRPANSSPNAMINHVAAVVDQHDQTISSPQQTTRATPPIPVKTMLLEALMPSNSVSPLSVDGGNTGPSVPVQVQEPTPDDSLLKSINAALLPTIQESPIVTAATAVAVASVNSSVNVTAHNPLQVSPEVMPSVATAMQALAQDPVNLQQQVQQVEQVVAQAQQQVEQVVAQAQQQAVQAVQTAQQQVVQQVVQHAQVVQQAVQKVQAVQQAPAAPALQQAVQQATQEVVQQAVQQATHEVVQQVQAVQQAVQQAQAAQAMQQAVQQDIGSMLNQPAGFVAEASSALASGAAQEPSQQRLTTAAEQAINNVITNATHDIINNRPITTTTAHAIIATKNILNSVATQSAQLMNSAMEGILPKSPATQQNIVEQVASKSPPTGPIPMQTSSNVAPRQPVVNQQTPMQQNNEPPQAQQVPQQQVQQTQAGVLRKSEATANGMMTQDLMTDHELLSYINGSKHRRIPRPARRQGRQ, from the exons GTACTAGTGCAGGCGCGGCATCAACGGGTGTCCCATCGTCGACGGTGACCGGGGCTAGCCtgaggagcagcagcagcagccgcgcggcgagcagcagcagtagcaacgGATCGACTACTGCTCCAGCCAGGTCTGCCCTCGCGAATCCAGTCAATACTCGTAGCAGAgtcagtcagcagcagcagccgacgcAGCCGCAGCCGCCGAGGAGTCACCAGCCGAGGCTCCCGTCCGCGGGAAGGGGCTCGAATGAACAACTTGCCGCGAGCAGGTCGCTACAGGGCAGTACACAGGACCTCTGCGACAACTCCAACGACTCCGGCCTCGGGTTCGAGgagcgccagcagcagcacctcAACAAAGCCGCT CTTCTACACCCACGATTTTCGTTCAAATCGTTGCAGGCGTGGAACGGAGTGGCCGGGGAGGAGGACACGAAGCGTCGTAAGATGGACATAAAGCTCGAGTCGGAGGACGCGAACTTTGCCTTCCCCGAGGTCGTGCAGGGCGTGCAGAGCGAGAGCAAGAGCGCGAGCAGGAACAGCATCGCCCACAGTGGCAGGACGCCCATCAACGTCAACGGCTCGGTCGGCCGGGTCGTCGGCGTCACCAGGCCTAGGTCGCACTTGGGCGTGCTGGCCAAGAGGGCGCCACCCGCGCACCAGGGCCCGGTCACCCTCACCTCGACGTTGT CTAGCTTATCGAGAAACGGCAAAACACACCTGCAGATTGTCTGTCAGCCCGAGCAACAGCATCGAGCGCGTTACCAGACGGAAGGATCCCGCGGAGCCGTGAAAGACCGCACCGGCAATGGCTTCCCGATCGTGCGATTGATGGGTTATGACAAACCGTCGACGCTCCAG GTATTCATCGGCACGGACCTGGGCCGCGTTGCGCCGCACATGTTCTACCAGGCATGCCGGGTCAGCGGGAAGAACTCGACGCCGTGCGTCGAGCGCAAAGTCGACGGCACGATCGTCATCGAGGTGGACATGGACCCGGCCAAGGAAATGCTCGTCACCTGCGACTGCGTCGGCATTCTCAAGGAGCGCAACGTCGACGTAGAGCATCGCTTTCCACAAGAGGCCGGAATCCTGCAGGGCCGCAGCAAAAAGAAGTCGACGAGGTGTCGCATGGTCTTCCGCACGACCATCGCCCACGACGATGGCACCAGCGAGACCCTCCAGGTCTGCTCGCAACCCATCGTTTGCA CGCAACCGCCCGGCATCCCCGAAATCTGCAAGAAGTCGCTGACGTCGTGTCCGTGCACCGGCGGCCTCGAGCTCTTCATCCTCGGCAAGAACTTCCTGAAGGACACGCGCGTCGTCTTCCAGCTCGACAGCGAGGACCTGAGCTCCTCGCTCGAGCCCCACTGGGAGTGCACCGTGCTTCCGGACAAGGAGTTCCTGCAGCAGACCCACCTCGTCTGCGTGGTGCCGGCCTACAGGCGACTGGACCTCGCGCCCTCGGAGACCATCAGCGTCAAGCTCTACGCCGTGTCTTCCGGCAAGACGAGCGAGCCCCACACCTTCCTCTACACAGCGGCCTCGGCGGCGCCGGCACCCTCTGTCGGCAAAATCGAAAGCGCGCAGCCCGGCCTGGCCGCGGCCAATGGAGAAGTCGTGCTGGCCTCGAAGCTGCCTCAGGCTACGTCCCTCGTTGTTCCTGGAAGCGTCACGTCCAATG CCGTGCTTCCAGCAGCTGCGGGATCAGCGAGTTTTCTGGGGGCCATTCAGCCCGCCGCATCCGCCACAGTTCCAGCCGTTAGTCCAGAAGTTCTGAAGAGCGACCCGAGTCCTCCGCCGGTGACAGCCGCGTCGCCCGTTACCCCGGTGATGTTGTGGAGCTCGCAGTCCAGTAACCAAGGCGCTTCCGCCGATGTGATGATGCCACCTCCAACCAATATGGTGACCAACCCCATGATGACGAGGAGATCGTCCTCGAGCTTGCAGCTCATCCTGCCCGACAATCTCAAGACCGAAGTTCTCGACGAGAACAGTTCGAGCAGTCTCATGGGCGACAACAGCATGTCGGGCATGCCTACCTCGACGCACAATCCCACCGCTGTAACCAGTCCGCTAGAACAGATGGTCAACGAGAACTCGAGAGACTCGTCGCAGAGCAGTTTGATCAGAAACACCGTGGCGGCCAATGGCTCGCCGGTACAGGATGCTCTCCTTGGTGTCGTTGACATGATGAGGAACCAACATCCAATGGGCATGGTCACGCAGACGTCGCCCTTCAATGGCATGCATGAACAGTCGCAG GTAAAAGTCTTAAGCCCGCACCATATTAACAAAGACGCCAGTCCGATAATGACGAGCGAGGCGTGTATTGCGAGTAACATGCAGAGTCCCGGAGTCGTAGACCTAAGAATGAAGCATCATCAGCCCGAATTTAACGGCATTGGTAACGGCAATTTAGGTAGTTTCGCCGCGACACCCGCCGATCAGCCACTACCCGCGCAAAGTGGCCACAGCATCGAGAAATACCTCAATCAGATTGAGTCCACG GATTCAAATTTCGTGCGAGCCTCTATAATAGCGAGTAGTCAACAACAGAGTCCAAACATGTTGGCTCCATCAACGACAAATGTGCCGCTCGACGATCTTGTTAATTCCGCTGTCGATTCGCATCAAATGGTTTCGCCTCTGAGGCCAGCCAACTCAAGTCCTAATGCTATGATCAACCATGTCGCTGCCGTAGTCGACCAGCACGACCAGACCATTAGTAGTCCGCAGCAGACTACGAGAGCTACCCCACCGATTCCCGTCAAGACGATGCTGCTGGAAGCCCTCATGCCCTCGAACAGCGTTTCGCCGCTGAG CGTGGATGGCGGTAACACAGGACCGAGCGTACCCGTCCAGGTACAGGAGCCAACACCAGACGACAGTTTACTAAAGAGCATTAACGCGGCCTTATTGCCAACGATCCAAGAGTCGCCTATCGTTACTGCAGCAACTGCCGTAGCCGTCGCCAGCGTCAACTCGAGCGTCAATGTCACAGCCCACAATCCTCTCCAGGTATCGCCCGAGGTGATGCCGAGCGTCGCCACGGCGATGCAGGCACTCGCTCAGGATCCGGTCAATTTGCAACAGCAGGTCCAGCAGGTCGAACAAGTCGTCGCGCAGGCTCAGCAGCAGGTTGAGCAG GTCGTGGCTCAAGCCCAGCAGCAAGCAGTACAGGCTGTGCAAACGGCGCAGCAACAGGTGGTTCAGCAGGTAGTTCAGCACGCTCAAGTGGTTCAGCAAGCCGTGCAGAAAGTTCAAGCAGTACAGCAAGCTCCAGCAGCACCAGCGCTTCAACAAGCCGTGCAACAGGCTACCCAGGAAGTGGTCCAGCAGGCCGTGCAACAAGCGACCCACGAAGTCGTCCAGCAGGTTCAAGCTGTGCAGCAGGCGGTGCAACAGGCCCAGGCTGCCCAAGCCATGCAGCAAGCCGTTCAACAGGACATTGGCTCGATGCTCAATCAGCCCGCAGGATTCGTCGCCGAGGCCAGTTCAGCTCTGGCCAGCGGAGCTGCCCAAGAGCCGAGCCAGCAAAGACTAACCACTGCTGCTGAGCAGGCGATCAACAACGTCATTACCAACGCCACTCATGATATTATCAATAACAGGCCGATCACCACGACTACAGCTCACGCTATCATTGCtaccaaaaatattttgaacagCGTGGCAACACAG AGTGCACAACTTATGAACAGCGCGATGGAAGGCATCCTGCCAAAATCTCCAGCAACGCAACAAAATATAGTTGAGCAGGTGGCCAGCAAGTCTCCGCCAACCGGGCCGATACCCATGCAGACGTCGTCAAATGTCGCTCCAAGGCAGCCGGTGGTGAACCAGCAGACGCCCATGCAGCAGAACAACGAGCCACCGCAGGCCCAGCAAGTGCCACAGCAGCAAGTCCAGCAAACTCAGGCCGGCGTTCTTAGGAAGTCTGAGGCCACGGCGAACGGCATGATGACGCAGGATCTCATGACTGACCACGAGCTGCTCAGTTATATTAAT GGCTCCAAGCACCGGCGGATTCCTCGTCCTGCTCGCCGCCAGGGTCGCCAGTAG
- the LOC100114432 gene encoding nuclear factor of activated T-cells 5 isoform X1, whose product MAPDLEKKREPRRAAGVVVHSENARTDDTGGMQLLQRCSSSFFGDYYRHGTSAGAASTGVPSSTVTGASLRSSSSSRAASSSSSNGSTTAPARSALANPVNTRSRVSQQQQPTQPQPPRSHQPRLPSAGRGSNEQLAASRSLQGSTQDLCDNSNDSGLGFEERQQQHLNKAALLHPRFSFKSLQAWNGVAGEEDTKRRKMDIKLESEDANFAFPEVVQGVQSESKSASRNSIAHSGRTPINVNGSVGRVVGVTRPRSHLGVLAKRAPPAHQGPVTLTSTLSSLSRNGKTHLQIVCQPEQQHRARYQTEGSRGAVKDRTGNGFPIVRLMGYDKPSTLQVFIGTDLGRVAPHMFYQACRVSGKNSTPCVERKVDGTIVIEVDMDPAKEMLVTCDCVGILKERNVDVEHRFPQEAGILQGRSKKKSTRCRMVFRTTIAHDDGTSETLQVCSQPIVCTQPPGIPEICKKSLTSCPCTGGLELFILGKNFLKDTRVVFQLDSEDLSSSLEPHWECTVLPDKEFLQQTHLVCVVPAYRRLDLAPSETISVKLYAVSSGKTSEPHTFLYTAASAAPAPSVGKIESAQPGLAAANGEVVLASKLPQATSLVVPGSVTSNAVLPAAAGSASFLGAIQPAASATVPAVSPEVLKSDPSPPPVTAASPVTPVMLWSSQSSNQGASADVMMPPPTNMVTNPMMTRRSSSSLQLILPDNLKTEVLDENSSSSLMGDNSMSGMPTSTHNPTAVTSPLEQMVNENSRDSSQSSLIRNTVAANGSPVQDALLGVVDMMRNQHPMGMVTQTSPFNGMHEQSQVKVLSPHHINKDASPIMTSEACIASNMQSPGVVDLRMKHHQPEFNGIGNGNLGSFAATPADQPLPAQSGHSIEKYLNQIESTVMKKTDQDSNFVRASIIASSQQQSPNMLAPSTTNVPLDDLVNSAVDSHQMVSPLRPANSSPNAMINHVAAVVDQHDQTISSPQQTTRATPPIPVKTMLLEALMPSNSVSPLSVDGGNTGPSVPVQVQEPTPDDSLLKSINAALLPTIQESPIVTAATAVAVASVNSSVNVTAHNPLQVSPEVMPSVATAMQALAQDPVNLQQQVQQVEQVVAQAQQQVEQVVAQAQQQAVQAVQTAQQQVVQQVVQHAQVVQQAVQKVQAVQQAPAAPALQQAVQQATQEVVQQAVQQATHEVVQQVQAVQQAVQQAQAAQAMQQAVQQDIGSMLNQPAGFVAEASSALASGAAQEPSQQRLTTAAEQAINNVITNATHDIINNRPITTTTAHAIIATKNILNSVATQSAQLMNSAMEGILPKSPATQQNIVEQVASKSPPTGPIPMQTSSNVAPRQPVVNQQTPMQQNNEPPQAQQVPQQQVQQTQAGVLRKSEATANGMMTQDLMTDHELLSYINGSKHRRIPRPARRQGRQ is encoded by the exons GTACTAGTGCAGGCGCGGCATCAACGGGTGTCCCATCGTCGACGGTGACCGGGGCTAGCCtgaggagcagcagcagcagccgcgcggcgagcagcagcagtagcaacgGATCGACTACTGCTCCAGCCAGGTCTGCCCTCGCGAATCCAGTCAATACTCGTAGCAGAgtcagtcagcagcagcagccgacgcAGCCGCAGCCGCCGAGGAGTCACCAGCCGAGGCTCCCGTCCGCGGGAAGGGGCTCGAATGAACAACTTGCCGCGAGCAGGTCGCTACAGGGCAGTACACAGGACCTCTGCGACAACTCCAACGACTCCGGCCTCGGGTTCGAGgagcgccagcagcagcacctcAACAAAGCCGCT CTTCTACACCCACGATTTTCGTTCAAATCGTTGCAGGCGTGGAACGGAGTGGCCGGGGAGGAGGACACGAAGCGTCGTAAGATGGACATAAAGCTCGAGTCGGAGGACGCGAACTTTGCCTTCCCCGAGGTCGTGCAGGGCGTGCAGAGCGAGAGCAAGAGCGCGAGCAGGAACAGCATCGCCCACAGTGGCAGGACGCCCATCAACGTCAACGGCTCGGTCGGCCGGGTCGTCGGCGTCACCAGGCCTAGGTCGCACTTGGGCGTGCTGGCCAAGAGGGCGCCACCCGCGCACCAGGGCCCGGTCACCCTCACCTCGACGTTGT CTAGCTTATCGAGAAACGGCAAAACACACCTGCAGATTGTCTGTCAGCCCGAGCAACAGCATCGAGCGCGTTACCAGACGGAAGGATCCCGCGGAGCCGTGAAAGACCGCACCGGCAATGGCTTCCCGATCGTGCGATTGATGGGTTATGACAAACCGTCGACGCTCCAG GTATTCATCGGCACGGACCTGGGCCGCGTTGCGCCGCACATGTTCTACCAGGCATGCCGGGTCAGCGGGAAGAACTCGACGCCGTGCGTCGAGCGCAAAGTCGACGGCACGATCGTCATCGAGGTGGACATGGACCCGGCCAAGGAAATGCTCGTCACCTGCGACTGCGTCGGCATTCTCAAGGAGCGCAACGTCGACGTAGAGCATCGCTTTCCACAAGAGGCCGGAATCCTGCAGGGCCGCAGCAAAAAGAAGTCGACGAGGTGTCGCATGGTCTTCCGCACGACCATCGCCCACGACGATGGCACCAGCGAGACCCTCCAGGTCTGCTCGCAACCCATCGTTTGCA CGCAACCGCCCGGCATCCCCGAAATCTGCAAGAAGTCGCTGACGTCGTGTCCGTGCACCGGCGGCCTCGAGCTCTTCATCCTCGGCAAGAACTTCCTGAAGGACACGCGCGTCGTCTTCCAGCTCGACAGCGAGGACCTGAGCTCCTCGCTCGAGCCCCACTGGGAGTGCACCGTGCTTCCGGACAAGGAGTTCCTGCAGCAGACCCACCTCGTCTGCGTGGTGCCGGCCTACAGGCGACTGGACCTCGCGCCCTCGGAGACCATCAGCGTCAAGCTCTACGCCGTGTCTTCCGGCAAGACGAGCGAGCCCCACACCTTCCTCTACACAGCGGCCTCGGCGGCGCCGGCACCCTCTGTCGGCAAAATCGAAAGCGCGCAGCCCGGCCTGGCCGCGGCCAATGGAGAAGTCGTGCTGGCCTCGAAGCTGCCTCAGGCTACGTCCCTCGTTGTTCCTGGAAGCGTCACGTCCAATG CCGTGCTTCCAGCAGCTGCGGGATCAGCGAGTTTTCTGGGGGCCATTCAGCCCGCCGCATCCGCCACAGTTCCAGCCGTTAGTCCAGAAGTTCTGAAGAGCGACCCGAGTCCTCCGCCGGTGACAGCCGCGTCGCCCGTTACCCCGGTGATGTTGTGGAGCTCGCAGTCCAGTAACCAAGGCGCTTCCGCCGATGTGATGATGCCACCTCCAACCAATATGGTGACCAACCCCATGATGACGAGGAGATCGTCCTCGAGCTTGCAGCTCATCCTGCCCGACAATCTCAAGACCGAAGTTCTCGACGAGAACAGTTCGAGCAGTCTCATGGGCGACAACAGCATGTCGGGCATGCCTACCTCGACGCACAATCCCACCGCTGTAACCAGTCCGCTAGAACAGATGGTCAACGAGAACTCGAGAGACTCGTCGCAGAGCAGTTTGATCAGAAACACCGTGGCGGCCAATGGCTCGCCGGTACAGGATGCTCTCCTTGGTGTCGTTGACATGATGAGGAACCAACATCCAATGGGCATGGTCACGCAGACGTCGCCCTTCAATGGCATGCATGAACAGTCGCAG GTAAAAGTCTTAAGCCCGCACCATATTAACAAAGACGCCAGTCCGATAATGACGAGCGAGGCGTGTATTGCGAGTAACATGCAGAGTCCCGGAGTCGTAGACCTAAGAATGAAGCATCATCAGCCCGAATTTAACGGCATTGGTAACGGCAATTTAGGTAGTTTCGCCGCGACACCCGCCGATCAGCCACTACCCGCGCAAAGTGGCCACAGCATCGAGAAATACCTCAATCAGATTGAGTCCACGGTAATGAAGAAGACCGATCAG GATTCAAATTTCGTGCGAGCCTCTATAATAGCGAGTAGTCAACAACAGAGTCCAAACATGTTGGCTCCATCAACGACAAATGTGCCGCTCGACGATCTTGTTAATTCCGCTGTCGATTCGCATCAAATGGTTTCGCCTCTGAGGCCAGCCAACTCAAGTCCTAATGCTATGATCAACCATGTCGCTGCCGTAGTCGACCAGCACGACCAGACCATTAGTAGTCCGCAGCAGACTACGAGAGCTACCCCACCGATTCCCGTCAAGACGATGCTGCTGGAAGCCCTCATGCCCTCGAACAGCGTTTCGCCGCTGAG CGTGGATGGCGGTAACACAGGACCGAGCGTACCCGTCCAGGTACAGGAGCCAACACCAGACGACAGTTTACTAAAGAGCATTAACGCGGCCTTATTGCCAACGATCCAAGAGTCGCCTATCGTTACTGCAGCAACTGCCGTAGCCGTCGCCAGCGTCAACTCGAGCGTCAATGTCACAGCCCACAATCCTCTCCAGGTATCGCCCGAGGTGATGCCGAGCGTCGCCACGGCGATGCAGGCACTCGCTCAGGATCCGGTCAATTTGCAACAGCAGGTCCAGCAGGTCGAACAAGTCGTCGCGCAGGCTCAGCAGCAGGTTGAGCAG GTCGTGGCTCAAGCCCAGCAGCAAGCAGTACAGGCTGTGCAAACGGCGCAGCAACAGGTGGTTCAGCAGGTAGTTCAGCACGCTCAAGTGGTTCAGCAAGCCGTGCAGAAAGTTCAAGCAGTACAGCAAGCTCCAGCAGCACCAGCGCTTCAACAAGCCGTGCAACAGGCTACCCAGGAAGTGGTCCAGCAGGCCGTGCAACAAGCGACCCACGAAGTCGTCCAGCAGGTTCAAGCTGTGCAGCAGGCGGTGCAACAGGCCCAGGCTGCCCAAGCCATGCAGCAAGCCGTTCAACAGGACATTGGCTCGATGCTCAATCAGCCCGCAGGATTCGTCGCCGAGGCCAGTTCAGCTCTGGCCAGCGGAGCTGCCCAAGAGCCGAGCCAGCAAAGACTAACCACTGCTGCTGAGCAGGCGATCAACAACGTCATTACCAACGCCACTCATGATATTATCAATAACAGGCCGATCACCACGACTACAGCTCACGCTATCATTGCtaccaaaaatattttgaacagCGTGGCAACACAG AGTGCACAACTTATGAACAGCGCGATGGAAGGCATCCTGCCAAAATCTCCAGCAACGCAACAAAATATAGTTGAGCAGGTGGCCAGCAAGTCTCCGCCAACCGGGCCGATACCCATGCAGACGTCGTCAAATGTCGCTCCAAGGCAGCCGGTGGTGAACCAGCAGACGCCCATGCAGCAGAACAACGAGCCACCGCAGGCCCAGCAAGTGCCACAGCAGCAAGTCCAGCAAACTCAGGCCGGCGTTCTTAGGAAGTCTGAGGCCACGGCGAACGGCATGATGACGCAGGATCTCATGACTGACCACGAGCTGCTCAGTTATATTAAT GGCTCCAAGCACCGGCGGATTCCTCGTCCTGCTCGCCGCCAGGGTCGCCAGTAG